tttatatgtaAAGGATATAGaatctttatttaaataaaaatgttttcaaCAAAAAGAAATTTATAATCTAAACAAAAAATGATTTCTCATATTATTTGAAGTAATTTATTTTACTGATCAAAATTTAATAATAGTTAAAATTTTTCAAACAGCCAATAACATGCTAGAGTTTTGCATATATTTAAACTAATATGTTGTAAAACAGTTTTAGATTTACATCTAATTTTAGAATTTCTTTGAAGATGCAGGTGCTGGTTTGTTAAGTTAGTAAGTATTTTGTCTATATTTTGATTGATTTTCGATTTTACTGAAAACGATTTCAGTCCTAGAGATCTAGGTTCTTTGTTTGATAAACATACAGTATGTTAATTAAACGAATCTACCTAaccgaaatatttatttttaccgTTACAAGAAACAATGATAAATATTTTCAGCTACTATCTAATTCCAATAAATGCCGTCAAGACAATGTTAAAATAGAAGAAGAAAGGAAAAAGACTGAACGAATAGAAATATCGAAATAAAAAGCGACGAAATTTACAGCTATATACCTACTACAATTAAAAAAGATTCAACTAAGTTTAAATGTAAACTTTCCACTGGAATCAAAAGCGTAATCATACACAgggaaattataattataaaatgtgCGCGTATTGCATTGCACGTTGCGATTTCATCCATTTCTTCGTACATACATAGTGAAGAATAAATATCGAGTGAGTAAGTACTTACACCACATGTATGGAAAATAAATTATACTCAAAAATAAATCTTAAGGATTCGATTGAATTTTTGTGTGATGTTAAATTGACATTTGAAAGTCACCATATTCGCGAGGGAGAAAGGTTATTCGTTAAAGCACATGAAAAACATGAGAAAAAaatggaaattattttaattcattGATTATTCGATGAACTGATTTGTGTTACGCATAATATGTTTGCAGTGATCGTTAGAGAGTTATTAATTTGTAGAAAAAGTGCAAAAATCGAGAAGCTACCGTAATATTCAGTTGCTTGACTCATGAAAGAGCGTGCACATGGGACAGATGAAGAAAGCAACGATTTTTAAGGGGTTATAAATACGTGAAAATGAACGAAAAATAAAACGTGATTGCGTTTCAACGAAAGCGTTATTTGAACAACGTTTGAACGGAAGTGGTAAAGAGTTTAATAAGAGATTAATAAGATACATACCTTTCGAGCTCGTAGCAGATTACAAAAGAAGAGAAACGAACTACGGAACGGAACAACGAACCGGCCGTTGTGTCGGTAGTTTCGCTGTGTAGTAAAGCGCGTAACACGAAATTAGTTCCTCTTCTATCCTTTTCTCGATTAGCTAAATGCTACTATCATACAAATCGAAAATTCcctatttcacatttttctttcttttcgatATGAAGCTGCATATTTGTTCTATAATCTGACAACTACAAATAAACGAAGCTATCTTAAAAGATTGTCAGTTTCTTTAAATCGATCATTTAGAATATAGAAATACCTAATCGTATGTTAGGTAGcgcgaaaaatatttgaaataaatttctGTATTGACCACTTCTTACAAGCCTAGCTTAGCTTGCATACATCATCATACATATATGCATGCATCATACGTACACACATACTAGGAGGATCATTCATACATAAATATTCGATTTAAACATTTGATTTGAAGCGTTCGTTTAAGTTGGTCATCTTGTTCACGTTGGTCACATGCTCTCGGCTTCACTTTGATCGCACTTATAGCGCGAGCAAGTGAATAAAGATGGCGCAGTGACGTCACATCCGTTTAGGGACGAAAAACGTAAGGTAATTCGCCAACACGTTTTCTTCCGTACAATACACCATACACCGCCATCCCTTTAGGCTTGGCGCCTTCGTCAAATGCAGTGAGCGTCGGTGTACCGTAAAATGGCGGACGGTGACATTGATTTGTACGCCGACGATCTCGAGCAAGATTTCGCGCAGGTAATTCGTTTTTATCATTGTTAATAAGTAGCCGGTTGGTGAGTAGGCGTAGCCATTGATCAGCTGCTTACACGAAAAATGTTAAAAACTGTGAGAAAAATGCGAAGGTAGAGCGGGGTGTTCGGCGTCATGGTGGAGAGACTGTAATGATTCTCTAAAAGCGGTGTCTGCATTGTCTTCAACCGAGGACACGTTGGCTTCGTTTCATGTTTTCGCTCGCGCCCGCGTAATTATTGTTTTTCATCGTACCCACCAATGAACATTTTTCATTAATTCTATTCTACGATTACTCTATGTTGTTGCACGTTTATTAAATCGGAAACTAAAGCAAATACGTGTAATACAGGCGTACAGCGAGAGGAGCAAAATGGTGTTAGCGGTAAGGCAAATGTCGTGCAATAGTTCTTTTTTTCTACATTCATTCTACTTTTGCCAATATTCTTTTCTCAATTTCTTCTTTCTCTAGGTGTATTTTTTACTGATATATACGCAGAGTTGAATGAAACTCGGAATGAAcgtattttctaaatattgattttcaaaaatttatgcTAAGATGAATGTAAATAAAATGGTATTTCGAATCtagtataaaaatatgaaaaatgctCATTTTTCTCTGATAATTAGAAAATCAAGTAACAATATCTTATTTTGGAAGAATGAAACGTTTTTCTGTTATAGTTACCTATTAAAGATTTAGGCTTGCACATCATGTTCTATCATGAGATCAATACAGTATAAGTGTGAGCAACAAAATGTAGAATTTTCTTCAAATAATgcatttttaacaattttataaattatagGGAAAACAATTTACCCAAATTTAAGGAAGAATTTTATATTATGTCTGTGTAATCATAAATCAATCTTTTTCCCTTAtgacatttttaatttttgtaacaTCATAAGAGGTTTGAAATATATCATTTGAAGTATAGTCTTAACAAGGAGTGATTTTCTaagtacaattgaattataactGTTAACTAAGATTGTATAGTGTCCTACATTTTCAACAAAATTTTCATTGACTTTTACATTtgtttgtaataaaaatattttgcattAGATTTACATTTCCATTTTTAATAAAGTGAATATGTGCCTACATTATATGTAATACTGGAAGCAAAATATAATTTGCAACAATTTTATTCGTATGAGTTAGCTGCATACTTATGAATGACAGTGTATACACAATACTATGTACTATGTAACTCAAATACAATAATTTCTCTGCAATATATTATTGTTTATCTCTTTTAGGATGAGTTTGCTGGTGATGGTGTTGATTTGTATGATGACGTGATAGCAGCACCTGCAGGAGGTAATGGTGGCGTTTCTACAGGAAATAGTGGAGATGGTGGTGGCGATACTACATCGCCAAATGAAGAAACAAATGGTAGTGCACCATATcatcaacttggaaataatattcAGCCAAATCAAATTGGAAGGCGTCATCAACTATATGTTGGAAATTTAACTTGGGTATGCAATACAAGATTGTTCTACATATAAtcaattatttatattaataattttataagagaataactatttatatattGATGCAAATTTTGTTATTACTTCTTTGTATATTGCAGTGGACAAGTGATCAAGATATAACTGACGCTGTACAAAGTATTGGTGTATCAGATTTTGTTGAAGTAAAATTCTTTGAAAATCGAGCAAATGGACAATCCAAGGGTTTCTGTGTAATATCTCTGGGGTCAGAACAAAGTATGAGGATATGTATGGAAAGGTTGCCAAAAAAGGAGTTGCATGGTCAGAATCCAGTAGTAACATTTCCTACCAAACAAGCTTTGAATCAggtaaactattcgatgttgtattACTTCCAAATATTACTGCAAAAACAAGATTTCTCTCCAGTGTGTTATTTTTCACGTTGtttttcctcctttttttcAAATACGTATAGCAAACATAAACAATTTTGTATTATTTGtttaaaaagtttgaaaaatatGTCAAAGTATGTTTCATGTGTTCTCAGTTTGAATCTCAATGTAAGACACGTCCAGCCCCAGCCCCTCAGCAAAGTCAAAGTCAGCGCCCTCATAATCCACATCAGCATCAGCCGCCAATGCCACCTCATCAACAGCATCCACAACACCCTcaacatcctcaacattcgcaaCAGAATCACGGTCCTAGAATGATGATGGGCCCTCCGCAAGGTGTGAGACCACAAAGAATGCCACCTCCAGGTatgggtccaccaggtccaggtGGGCCTGGTCAACAAGGACCGCCGCGCATGCATGGCCCACCAATGGGTCCTGGTCCAGGACCGCATCATCCTTTACCTGGTCATCCTAACCAAGGTCCACCGCCTCCTGGTTATCAGCAAGGACCATGGAATGGTCCGAGGCCTAATGGTCCACCTGGGCCACCAAGAGGACCAAGCGGTCCCGGTGGACCACCGCAACAAGGCCCACCAGGACCAGGTCCTGGTCAACATCGACCACCTGGAATGGTATGTATCagaatttttcattttgttACTATTAGTTTGAgcatttattttacttttaattagcAGTTACCGCTTTCTATATTCTGGTCACCGAGGAATTTTTCACGTTTAATGTATTTcatttacaaaattttttaatttattactcATACACTTTTTCGACTGCATAAATGGTACAAATACATTTTACTATTAATCAAATTGTTCATTACTGCTTCTTAAATATAGAAAacgatttttaatttaattatggCAAATTAAAATAAGATCTTTATTTGTTTCCATTCAGCAATTCCATGGTGGTCCGCCTGGTGCACCTGGTCAAGGACCTCCGCGTGGTCCACCTGGACATCCTGGTGGACCTCCAGGTGATCCGAGAGGTGCTCAACCCCGTCCCGAATGGAATAGACCACCAGGTTTGTGAAGCATTTCACAATACATATTAAATAATATACTGAAACATCTTGGACTTAAATGCTCTTCTCTTTCTTCTTTTGATATATTATTGTAAAATTCTtttttcacagcttttaatctgCATGACAAAGTAAATATggcaaattataatcataaagtGTGTATTATAAGGCATCGAAATTGTGATGTGAAAAAGATGCGAAACATGACAGAATGAATTTTAATAGATCACTTTAAGTAAGCACTATGTAATCAAATTACTGTAAAAGAAGTTCACTGATGTAATTGTTCAATGTGCATAGGAATGCATCACGGGCCTCAGGGACCACCAGGTTTCCCTCAACATCAACATATGCAAGGTCCTCAACCTGGTCAAGGCCCACCACAGAGAGGACCTCCTCCAGGTTCTATGGGTGGTGAGAAATTTAGGATGTTCATTGAATATTAacagtattttattattcatctTTTATCAGATAGTAATGCATGATATTGAGGGAAATTTATGTTTAGGAGTATGAAGGTACAAGGTGTTTCAGAGGttaataacaaaaaaaaattgCTTCTTTTGTGTTATAagctttttcaaattttttgccACAATCTATCTAGCCGCTTGGGCCGAATTGCGTTGATTCAATTCtgagtaaaaaaaatatttttattttatcacgAAAAGTTCTAATAATGGTATTACAATTCATTGTAAACACGATCGCATTACTTGACATTTTTCGATCAAATTGTCGCAAACCCAAAATATTCGAACGactaaaataatgataataattcgACTAAAAGAGAacattatatgtatgtataaaagGAAAATAGGTTCAAAATCTGACATAATCAGTTTTGTTAGTTTTTTCATCTCCCTCAAGGAAAATTCCAGtgatgtatttgttttgaatgaATGGTGTCGCTGATATTAATTAAATTTCCGCTCGATGCATATGTTACGCAACGGTGTTACAAATGAGGCATGATGCAACGAAACATACGCTGTCATTGACACTAAACACATTAAATTAATGTAAATCGATGTATTGTTAGTTATAGAAGCACAATCTAAAGTAATAGAGCAGATAGTTTATCATGCGCAGTTTTCCAAGCTAACATAGATATTGATCAGGAATGTTACCAGGTCCAGGAGGTCCCCCGCCTGGACATGGAGGGCCACCGCAAGGACCACCGCAAGGACCTCCAGGTGGTCCAGCACCACACGTGAATCCAGCATTTTTCCCACAAGGGCCACCTCATCAACATCCAGGGCAACATCCACCAGGACCTCCAGGTCCACCTCATGGACCACCTCACGGTCCTCCTCATGGTCCACCTCATGGTCCTCCTCATGGACCTCCGCATGGTCAGCCTCATGGACCACCCCATGTACCACCGCATGGTTATGGACCACCAGCATCACAGGTACAATCTTACATTTTGCTTTTCTTTTTAAGTACTACAACAATTTTGTTTAGAACCTGTTCTAATGTTTGCGGTGACGaagtttgaaaatctgaaaaataATTTACAGCCACCTTATGGTGCACCAGGGCCTGATCATCGTCCAGAGGGTCCTCCTCCGCTTACAGAGCAAGAATTCGAAGAGATAATGAgtcgaaatagaacagtttcttcgTCTGCAATTGGTCGAGCAGTATCAGACGCCGCAGCTGGGGAATACGCGAGCGCTATAGAGACCTTAGTTACAGCCATTTCTTTGATAAAACAATCAAAGGTTGCCGCAGACGATAGGTGCAAAATTTTGATCAGTTCTCTTCAAGACACTTTACGCGGAGTTGAAACCAAGAGTTACGGTTCCGCACGAAGAGGTAAATAAAGCAATATATTTTACTGTAATGATTGCCTCTTTCTGCGATTGTGAGGTTTATCTGATATTACAAAAGGGAGTGGAAATGTTTCAAAAGTACTTTCAAGTACTTTCAACAGTACTCATTTACAATTAATATAAAGAAGAATGTTGAATTTGtttaattattatgataactaTTAACAAAGTTGTGTACATTTGGCTCATTCGATTCTGATCTTATATTTACAAATAtatcattaatttatttaatcaCATACTTATTATTTAATCGCATAGGTATTTGGTGTAATGATAATGAAATTACTATGTTTATAATAGCATTTGTTTCAATTGTATAATACTTTTAATTAATCATTCCAGAACGATCGCGTTCACGCGATAGAGAGCGTAGTCACAGAAGGAGGCGTGAGCGTTCGAGGAGTCGCGACAGAGAATACAGAGAGAGAAGCAGGGACAGAGACAGGGAGCGCGATAGGGAGCGTGATCGCGAAAGGGAAAGAGACCGTGATCGTGACAGAGAACGCTACTATAGTGAACCATATCCACGTGAGAGATCAAGAAGCAGAGAAAGGGATCGTGAACGTGAACGAGACCGTGAATATAGAGAACGGAGCAGAGAAGAAAGGTAAGCTCAACGTTTCATCTTATTACTTTAACTGTCACTATTCAATGTACTTTCTTATTCAGTGCAATTGGTAGTCAGCTTGATTAACGGACTTAACAATATCGTGTATGCTTGTAATTCAGAAAGGGATGCTATAATTAACTGTATTACCACACAGTGAGAATATATCTTGCAttttaaaaacagttttatatataaaaatagtTACACAAATGAATATAGTTATTTCGATATTGTTTGAATGAAATATGTTCATTATTCATGCGTGTTACATTCTCTAGATATCTAAAATCAAGCTATGTATATTTTGATGCctcataaaatttatttataaaatttgctATTTAATATAGCAATAAATAATACGACAACTGGATAATGCATGATATTTAATACAGAAAACATTAGTTTATAACAGGAATTTATTGTCAAACTATAACTAATAACTACGAGGTATTGAAATCAAATTCATTCACAAATTTTAACTATCATTAGATGTAGTATATAATTCATTcttaatatttttatactatatatatccattatttatttaaagtagattcataaaaataatagaatcataaataacttttatacatatgtctcatgagaatttgtaaaatatgtataattaacttattttatttattagtgTTGCACAGTTTAAAGGGTGCGTTTTAAACATTCGTTTACTCCAATTATGTGTGACAACCTTTTTTCTGAGTTAGTGATTGAATATGTATCGTTCATTCTCGACTGAGAAAAGTAATATCACTGGTACCTGCTTAATTGTAGCAGGTTCAGTACCTAACCGAATAAATCGGTTGGCAGAGTGAAAAACATCATGTGCAagagaaatattttataatattttgtatTAGTATGTATGTTAACagtcttattttattttgtaacttCGAGAGAGAAACAAATTTGTATTCGGTACTTTAAATATACGTGCGAGTACATTTAATACCGCAAAATGTTCTCTGAATTGCAATAATTTGCACAAATAAAAAGTTTAAGTATCGAATCCGTATAACATAGTTCTTCTACTGTATGTGAATGTaatcaaaaatttttaatttaaacaaaTTTCCGATATTTATGACAAATCATACAGTAATATCAGTGTCATTCTCCCctctaataataatttttctttctaAGTCGTACctcaaaaaaatatatagttatTTTATATCTCTTGTATCTTACGTTGTCTGTAACCGCTCGATTTACAGAATTCATGTGTTATATAGGATTCGATAACTTGTGTATGTAAATGTTGAAAATAGAGTCTttaccttcaaagtcaatgtttTGTGTTTTTATATTCATCAAGATTAGTACTTGTTAAAAACACGAGTTTATAAATTATATGATTAATTTTGATATGTATATCGATAACGAATGAAATTTGTTTCATGGCATGCAgacatataaaaaatatatgaaattaGATTGATATAATTTTTGCTTCGTTTATTGAGATAGCACACACATAGAATTATTCATGCAAAGAAAATGTACAAATTTAAATTTAGTACATTGATCAAATATGTAGGTAACTAAAAAGTTTAGCATAGGCGAAAGATATTTTGAAACAGAGTATTCGTGTGTTGAGGTAACTACATTCATTATTAGAATCACCTGTTAAAATAGTACACTGGTGTTTATCATATCAGAGGTGggaaatatgtaaatataatattatactttaataatcataatcctgAAACCACGCAacagtattaaatattaaagatgGACTAGCTCTTACTTCTAAGCTTCAACTTCATTCTCTTTTCTATCACTCTCAAATAGTTCAAGACGGTTTCAGGTTTAATGATTAATCGTAAATTACTTTTTATAAAGATATATGCATATGTAAatctgtgtgtgtgtgtatgtatgtatgtctaTACAAACACACATATACACACAAGGTCAGTAAAAAATGATTCATATCTATTAATATAATGCCCAATTAGTAGAATTTGTTATTGTACGgatgatatatattttttaatgcctatttgtatattttataatatacaaggaataattctaCCTTTTACATAAATTATAAGTGAAAATTTCGTTTAACATGAATCAACTTTTATATTTTACGATTTTGTAAACAAACAGAATTGAATATCTTCTCATTTAAATATAACTTCTTTTAACTAAAACATTGTATTAAGCCTGGTAATTGTATACGTCATAACAAAAGTATGCATTTTCCATTAGTACAACACGTCAGTCAGCCAGGCCAAGAGTAAAAGAAGAACCGCCAGAGGCGGCTCCCGTCTCGTCTTCCAAGGCGTCTAGGTaatttactttttttttaattaaggtGAATGCATGTAgatttttgaaaaaaaattcTAATCTTTGTTCAGTGCATAACAAAAGATCATTACAACAGAATTGTTATACTTTTGAAAGACTTACGTTATTGTTACAATATTCATAAGGAATACTTTTAAATGAAAATGTAAATTCAAAAGAGGAAGTAAAAGAATGAAAGAGGAATGAAAATGATTGGATCTCTAGGTACAGTAGAGCCTCGCATATCCGAACATTCATTATTCGAATTTTCTAATATTCTAACAGAGTATTTGTCGGCAATAGGTTCCATTTCCAGTCGCATATGCGTCTCTTTGACTAATAGGTACAAAAATTAGCAAAATTTATGATGTTGAAAATTACATGTAATACGTCTCTACatgaatatatacatatatgatttATTTCAATCTTTAGTCAAATTGAGATCTGTAAACCTAACAAGAAacgattgaaatttttaaataattgaagTTGTGTCAAAAAATGATCGTTCTGTTATTATTAATCGAAAATTCTTTTATTCGAATTCTTGTATCACCCTACTGGTTCAGGTACGGAAGGTTCTACTGTATTCGACTTAATCTATATTTATCAGCTGTCCCAAACAATATGTACATAAATTAGTAATAAGGgtaccacaatataaataatgcAGAAAGAATTCATTACATTAAGTGTTAGAAcgattatttgtattgtatgattTGAAAATTAGGTGCTGAAACTTATATGGTAGAAAATTCTGAAATTCTTTTTCTGTCGCAAGCTGGTTGAAAAAATGACATtctattagaaaatttttataTCTGCAAATAATCTAAATGACTTCAATTTTGCATATTCAAAATTGACCATTTATACTGGCCAAATGAAATAGAGCATACTGTGTACAGAGAAGAAATAGAAAATGGCGTAAAGTTAAATTGTTAGTGTAAAGTAAAGATttgaaatatacatatgtaaagcATATCATAgtttaaaaagaaagaaagtgcAAATAAACAAACGAGATGTATCGCTAAAGTAAGATAATTGGCTGACGTAACTTGTGTAGGTATTATGACGATCGCTACAGAGAGCGTGAACGAGACAGAGATCGAGAACGAGAATCAAGTCGGAGACCATCGGAGAGAGAACGGGAACCGGAGCGTGAACGAGAACGAGAACGAGAAAGAGATCGTCGCGACGAAAGGGGAGACTCTTCGCATCGTTCGAGACATTAAACACGATATGTAAAAGACACCGACAAAGGATTCAGTTTGAATAGACAGGGATAAGCAGATGCAAGACAATTGTAAATACCGCAGAAATGTTTTGTGAAATCTCGTCATTGATTTCCTTGCACGCTTGTCATTTCATCAAGATCCCAAGCTGGCAATGAAGCAAACAAGAGGATACGACACATATTTATCCTACGCATTTCACTTTCAAAATATAATCTTAACGCTTTCCTGATCAAACTCCTAACGGTTGCTTTTAAAATAATCAAATGGTTGATTATTATATGTTGTATGAAGTTAGGCTTCGCTTCATATTTCGAAATTACGATTTTATTTCTAAACCTTGGAAGGAATCATTTTTTATGTAAGTGATTCATATTAATTTGTATAAATGTAAAGACTATGCACAACAATTTCATCATTTATTCAGTTATTCTTTTAGTTAATAAATTCTTGTCATCTTCTACAATCTATAATCTCCCTTTATGCACTACttttaaatagaacatttttcaaTGAATACTTAGAACATGTATGAATTTGGTCAGGAAAATGTTCAGTCGGCGTTTTCAAAGTACGTTACAAACTTAAATTTACCATAAATTTTACCAAATTACCATAAATTCGTGTGGGATTCTGATAAACATCTGGAGACGTAATAGAATCTTAAGTACACTTGTTTGGAAGTCACCGATTTTTTTTTCTCGTGTCTCGCAGCGtacattttaaaataataaagtgAGGTGTAACGTGTATACACGTATAATCATACGTACATATATCTCTATGTAACAATTAAGGAGGGTATTTTAGTTTTGAAACTATAGAGATGTTATTGATAAAATTGTATAACAGAAGTGATTGACATAAACGCGACGAAAATGTGCTGATTCATAAGGTCGTGTTCAGTTGCGGTTTACAGAGAAATCAAACAAGCTGAAATATTCCTGGGGAAACATCCTTCTATGGCCTCCAGGAAGAATGAAGATTCCCCCTGCGGACTcgccaatcttctaatctccgcGACGATGCAAGATTGTATCttaatataatacatatataagctttcaaaaaaaaaatatacgtGATAAACATGTCTTTACTTTATTCATTAGTACACACAATCTCCTGAAAGTGTTTTTTTGTTTTTCATACTATATATTTTCAATTGCTCGAAAGGTGAAAGCATTTCAGACGGCGACAGAGAACATTAGTTGTCCTGCACTTTCAGTCTCTTTCCAGTTTATTTCTGTATATTAGTAGTGTTCATAACTGCGATAAGAGGTGAAAGTGCAGTACTGctttaaatgaaatatattttatatagaaaattaatattttatcggGATAATATTGTATTGAATATAATGACTTCGGCTATGGAATATTAATATCAGTAAACACTTGAAAACTAATTTATCAAATGTACCTAAGGGAGGCtttgaaaaaaaaattcattttattaCTTTTCAAATGTTCATACACAACTTTTATATACTATAATAATAGGTAATTGTGGGAAATTAGTTTTCATTTGGAAAGTCAATATGTTTTTCAATATTCATTTTGAATATTATGCGGTAAAAAGGACTTTTTATAGTGCAAAATATTGTGAAAGCGCAAcatatttaaagaaaaaacTAACTTTGTTCACACATATAATGTGTAACGTAGCAATGGTCTTTATGTCATTTGGAAGTAATTTTTTTTCAAATACTTCTAAAGCATGCATATTAATCTTCATATAATTGAGATTCTACTAAACATATTCAATGTATAGAATCAAATAACATGCCAAAATATCACGActataatatattaataattattgttacGTATTCTGAAAGTATGTAATTTTGAAGCAGAATGTTGTAGTTACAATTGTTCTTGATTGTATCATGATTAGAAAACAGTGACTTGTCAGAACAGCATAAACTCTTTCATGAATTAGATAATCCAAGTAGATATTATTATGTCATTCTATGTTCAGCATGATGTTTCAAGGTTTAATATACCTTTATCTCAAATCCAATCTTATTCCAGACAATGTTGCTTCAATatttaaacatattttttaccatttttttaatatacttCTTATGTTtgttgtttatttattaatgtatttaatttcaattttatacaatcatttatatttatattattgaatATGTACaacaagcaaaaaaaagggACTATAAACTCTCATACATGAAAGAGTTAGAAAAATTTGAATCATAAATTGGTGATTACCAATTGCATCGTTAAGCTCAATCTACTTAAGAGAGAAAATACTaaaaagtattgaatactgtataAATGACTCACCTTTCGAAGGGATTACTGATTTAATATGATATAAATTCATATGATCGCTCTGTGAGATTGCATTGTATATATTAATTCTTATTGTATTAGATGCGTGTTCGTTGTCTAGCTCTTTACGGCCTACTTTTACTTAATATGGCAAAGTTTTTCAAAAGAGCAATAAAATTTTTCAcataattttatttatgtttAACATTTCTAATTAGACTGAGTTTTATATGTAAAGATTTATTTTGTTATTTCTCACTGAATCGAATTTATTGCATATTGAACATTATTTAAAATCATTTTGTTAAAGTTTCTTGGAAAGGATAATGACCGCAAAGAGCTGAGCATATAAAGAGACAGACACGTGTATTGAGGGACGAACAAGGATATCTCACAGAGTATAACCTGATATAGTATTGTTAAACGACACAAAGTAAATCCCGACTTatttatgttgtaatttatgagacgactttgcatgattattacgtGTGTCTCATGAACGATTAAGTTTCATCGTGCCATTCAAAATACGTAGTTATCGAAACACTACATATAGAATTAGC
The sequence above is a segment of the Calliopsis andreniformis isolate RMS-2024a chromosome 3, iyCalAndr_principal, whole genome shotgun sequence genome. Coding sequences within it:
- the Cpsf6 gene encoding cleavage and polyadenylation specificity factor subunit 6 isoform X1; translation: MADGDIDLYADDLEQDFAQAYSERSKMVLADEFAGDGVDLYDDVIAAPAGGNGGVSTGNSGDGGGDTTSPNEETNGSAPYHQLGNNIQPNQIGRRHQLYVGNLTWWTSDQDITDAVQSIGVSDFVEVKFFENRANGQSKGFCVISLGSEQSMRICMERLPKKELHGQNPVVTFPTKQALNQFESQCKTRPAPAPQQSQSQRPHNPHQHQPPMPPHQQHPQHPQHPQHSQQNHGPRMMMGPPQGVRPQRMPPPGMGPPGPGGPGQQGPPRMHGPPMGPGPGPHHPLPGHPNQGPPPPGYQQGPWNGPRPNGPPGPPRGPSGPGGPPQQGPPGPGPGQHRPPGMQFHGGPPGAPGQGPPRGPPGHPGGPPGDPRGAQPRPEWNRPPGMHHGPQGPPGFPQHQHMQGPQPGQGPPQRGPPPGSMGGMLPGPGGPPPGHGGPPQGPPQGPPGGPAPHVNPAFFPQGPPHQHPGQHPPGPPGPPHGPPHGPPHGPPHGPPHGPPHGQPHGPPHVPPHGYGPPASQPPYGAPGPDHRPEGPPPLTEQEFEEIMSRNRTVSSSAIGRAVSDAAAGEYASAIETLVTAISLIKQSKVAADDRCKILISSLQDTLRGVETKSYGSARRERSRSRDRERSHRRRRERSRSRDREYRERSRDRDRERDRERDRERERDRDRDRERYYSEPYPRERSRSRERDRERERDREYRERSREESTTRQSARPRVKEEPPEAAPVSSSKASRYYDDRYRERERDRDRERESSRRPSEREREPERERERERERDRRDERGDSSHRSRH
- the Cpsf6 gene encoding cleavage and polyadenylation specificity factor subunit 6 isoform X2, with translation MADGDIDLYADDLEQDFAQAYSERSKMVLADEFAGDGVDLYDDVIAAPAGGNGGVSTGNSGDGGGDTTSPNEETNGSAPYHQLGNNIQPNQIGRRHQLYVGNLTWWTSDQDITDAVQSIGVSDFVEVKFFENRANGQSKGFCVISLGSEQSMRICMERLPKKELHGQNPVVTFPTKQALNQFESQCKTRPAPAPQQSQSQRPHNPHQHQPPMPPHQQHPQHPQHPQHSQQNHGPRMMMGPPQGVRPQRMPPPGMGPPGPGGPGQQGPPRMHGPPMGPGPGPHHPLPGHPNQGPPPPGYQQGPWNGPRPNGPPGPPRGPSGPGGPPQQGPPGPGPGQHRPPGMQFHGGPPGAPGQGPPRGPPGHPGGPPGDPRGAQPRPEWNRPPGMHHGPQGPPGFPQHQHMQGPQPGQGPPQRGPPPGSMGGPGGPPPGHGGPPQGPPQGPPGGPAPHVNPAFFPQGPPHQHPGQHPPGPPGPPHGPPHGPPHGPPHGPPHGPPHGQPHGPPHVPPHGYGPPASQPPYGAPGPDHRPEGPPPLTEQEFEEIMSRNRTVSSSAIGRAVSDAAAGEYASAIETLVTAISLIKQSKVAADDRCKILISSLQDTLRGVETKSYGSARRERSRSRDRERSHRRRRERSRSRDREYRERSRDRDRERDRERDRERERDRDRDRERYYSEPYPRERSRSRERDRERERDREYRERSREESTTRQSARPRVKEEPPEAAPVSSSKASRYYDDRYRERERDRDRERESSRRPSEREREPERERERERERDRRDERGDSSHRSRH